The following proteins are encoded in a genomic region of Actinomadura sp. NAK00032:
- a CDS encoding permease-like cell division protein FtsX, with amino-acid sequence MSEPGERPPDAPPGDGGGHGSPPVPPRPSGAAARPGLVVAAAAAALLLLVGAGIGGWFMMRDDPAKDAAPAGQERDVAVFFCVVTSSNPTCGHQDAEQAEKDALKRRLQEMNGVLRIKYESKEQAYENFKKVFADRKDMLSGVSAGDIPDSFRLRVADIGAANAVKTKFDGTPGVDTIVIQPLGKA; translated from the coding sequence GTGAGCGAACCCGGCGAACGCCCCCCCGACGCACCGCCCGGCGACGGGGGCGGGCACGGCTCCCCGCCGGTCCCGCCAAGGCCGAGCGGAGCCGCCGCGCGGCCGGGCCTGGTCGTGGCGGCGGCCGCGGCGGCGCTTCTCCTGCTCGTCGGCGCGGGCATCGGCGGGTGGTTCATGATGCGGGACGACCCCGCGAAGGACGCCGCGCCCGCCGGGCAGGAGCGCGACGTGGCGGTGTTCTTCTGCGTCGTGACCTCCAGCAACCCGACCTGCGGCCACCAGGACGCCGAGCAGGCCGAGAAGGACGCGCTCAAGCGGCGCCTCCAGGAGATGAACGGGGTCCTGCGCATCAAGTACGAGTCGAAGGAACAGGCGTACGAGAACTTCAAGAAGGTGTTCGCGGACCGCAAGGACATGCTCAGCGGCGTCTCCGCCGGCGACATCCCCGATTCCTTCCGCCTGCGCGTCGCCGACATCGGGGCGGCCAACGCCGTGAAGACGAAGTTCGACGGCACTCCCGGCGTGGACACCATCGTCATCCAGCCCCTCGGCAAGGCGTGA
- a CDS encoding SigE family RNA polymerase sigma factor, with protein sequence MTAEKVLAERELPPDDAVPGDAVPDDATAAVTDLYRGHALGLTRLALLMVGDRGTAEDVVQDAFAGLYRRWPRLRDRERALTYVRSAVINGARTALRRRRRPFRAVHEAPVWSAEAEAMVGEDRREVMEALHRLPARQREALVLRYFCDLSVEEIAAAMGVGPGTVKSTTSRAVAALGRILGSEQ encoded by the coding sequence ATGACAGCTGAGAAGGTGCTCGCCGAAAGGGAGCTCCCACCGGACGACGCGGTGCCGGGCGACGCGGTGCCGGACGACGCGACGGCGGCGGTCACCGACCTGTACCGAGGGCACGCGCTCGGGCTGACGCGCCTCGCCCTCCTCATGGTCGGCGATCGCGGGACGGCGGAGGACGTCGTCCAGGACGCGTTCGCGGGCCTGTACCGGCGGTGGCCGCGGTTGCGCGACCGCGAGCGCGCGCTCACGTACGTGCGCTCCGCCGTCATCAACGGGGCGCGGACGGCGCTGCGGCGGCGCAGGAGGCCGTTCCGGGCCGTCCATGAGGCGCCCGTGTGGTCCGCCGAGGCGGAGGCGATGGTCGGGGAGGACCGGCGCGAGGTCATGGAGGCCCTGCACCGGCTCCCCGCCCGGCAGCGGGAGGCGCTGGTGCTGCGCTACTTCTGCGACCTGTCCGTGGAAGAGATCGCCGCCGCCATGGGGGTCGGCCCCGGCACCGTCAAGTCGACCACGTCCCGGGCGGTCGCCGCGCTGGGCCGGATCCTGGGGAGCGAGCAGTGA
- a CDS encoding permease-like cell division protein FtsX produces MNATEERLRDALKTVGDTIGPEDMPEPRFAAGRRRARRIAPAVVAVAACAAVVAGGAVVGGAFSSGGKVRPLTSMSASPSTAPTTSVTVFLCTKASPNASCLHEKATEPQKRALRQALEALPGVSGVEYESDGQAYERFKRRFPDSELFRRSAEVGDVPDSFRVVVGTRAEAAFVQKSVLGSPGVDTVIVEGR; encoded by the coding sequence GTGAACGCGACCGAAGAGCGTCTGAGGGACGCGCTGAAGACCGTCGGCGACACGATCGGCCCGGAGGACATGCCGGAGCCGCGGTTCGCCGCGGGGCGCCGGAGAGCGCGGCGCATCGCGCCGGCGGTGGTCGCCGTCGCCGCGTGCGCGGCGGTGGTCGCGGGAGGCGCGGTGGTCGGCGGTGCCTTCTCGTCCGGCGGGAAGGTGCGCCCGCTGACGTCGATGTCGGCCTCGCCGTCCACCGCGCCGACGACCTCGGTCACGGTGTTCCTCTGCACGAAGGCGTCGCCCAACGCGTCCTGCCTCCACGAGAAGGCGACCGAGCCGCAGAAGCGGGCGCTCCGGCAGGCGCTGGAGGCGCTGCCCGGGGTGAGCGGCGTGGAGTACGAGAGCGACGGGCAGGCGTACGAGCGCTTCAAGCGGCGCTTCCCGGACTCGGAGCTGTTCCGCCGGTCGGCGGAGGTCGGCGACGTCCCCGATTCCTTCAGGGTCGTCGTGGGCACCCGCGCGGAAGCGGCCTTCGTACAGAAGTCCGTGCTGGGGTCGCCCGGGGTGGACACCGTCATCGTTGAAGGGCGCTGA
- a CDS encoding low molecular weight protein-tyrosine-phosphatase — MPYRVTFVCTGNICRSPMAEWVLRHHAEEEGLDVEVDSSGTGGWHVGDGADDRTVAALERAGYRSAHIARQFEPSWFGRYDLILALDEGHLRALRSMAPGEEARGKVRLLREFDPDAAGDLDVPDPYYGGRADFDLVLDQVEAAMPGLLEEIRAALKED, encoded by the coding sequence ATGCCGTACCGCGTCACATTCGTCTGCACGGGCAACATCTGCCGCTCCCCGATGGCCGAGTGGGTCCTGCGCCACCACGCCGAGGAGGAGGGCCTGGACGTCGAGGTCGACAGCTCCGGCACCGGCGGCTGGCACGTCGGCGACGGGGCCGACGATCGGACGGTCGCGGCGCTGGAGCGGGCCGGCTACCGGTCGGCGCACATCGCGCGGCAGTTCGAACCGTCATGGTTCGGCCGGTACGACCTGATCCTGGCGCTAGACGAGGGGCATCTGCGGGCGCTGCGCTCGATGGCGCCCGGCGAGGAGGCGCGCGGCAAGGTGAGGCTGCTGCGCGAGTTCGACCCGGACGCGGCCGGCGACCTGGACGTCCCCGACCCGTACTACGGCGGGCGCGCCGACTTCGACCTGGTGCTCGATCAGGTCGAGGCGGCGATGCCCGGCCTGCTGGAGGAGATCCGCGCCGCGCTCAAGGAGGACTGA
- a CDS encoding fructosamine kinase family protein, whose translation MRARLERLLGIGVADVRDLGSSHSWTLHRASLDDGREVFVKAAADQAGVFAAEAAGLRWLGEAGPGTPVPEVLGADDRLLLLPWLPSAAPSRDAAERLGRELAALHTGNRPDAYGAPWDGFIADLPLDNTLDDGGWPRWYAERRLEPFLRIGARHLSQDDVRLIERVMAEIEELAGPPEPPSRIHGDLWSGNVQWTDDRALLIDPAAHGGHRETDLAMMALFGTPHLDTVLAAYDEAAPLADGWRGRVPLHQLHPLLVHVALFGGSYRASLVDAARASLG comes from the coding sequence GTGCGCGCCCGGCTGGAGCGCCTCCTCGGTATCGGCGTCGCGGACGTGCGCGACCTCGGCTCCAGCCACTCCTGGACGCTGCACCGGGCGTCCCTCGACGACGGCCGCGAGGTGTTCGTGAAGGCCGCCGCCGACCAGGCCGGGGTGTTCGCGGCGGAGGCGGCGGGGCTGCGCTGGCTGGGCGAGGCGGGGCCGGGGACGCCCGTTCCGGAGGTGCTCGGGGCGGACGACCGCCTGCTCCTCCTGCCGTGGCTGCCGTCGGCGGCGCCGTCCCGCGACGCCGCCGAGCGGCTCGGCCGCGAGCTGGCCGCCCTGCACACCGGGAACCGGCCGGACGCCTACGGCGCGCCCTGGGACGGCTTCATCGCCGACCTCCCGCTCGACAACACCCTTGATGACGGCGGCTGGCCGCGCTGGTACGCCGAGCGCCGCCTCGAACCGTTCCTCCGCATCGGCGCCCGGCACCTGTCGCAGGACGACGTGCGCCTGATCGAGCGCGTGATGGCGGAGATCGAGGAGCTGGCCGGGCCGCCGGAGCCGCCGAGCCGGATCCACGGCGACCTGTGGTCCGGGAACGTCCAGTGGACGGACGACCGGGCGCTGCTCATCGACCCGGCCGCCCACGGCGGGCACCGGGAGACCGACCTCGCGATGATGGCGCTCTTCGGGACGCCGCATCTCGACACGGTCCTGGCCGCCTACGACGAGGCGGCGCCGCTGGCGGACGGCTGGCGCGGCCGCGTCCCGCTGCACCAGCTGCATCCGCTGCTCGTCCATGTGGCGCTGTTCGGCGGCTCGTACCGGGCGTCGCTCGTCGATGCCGCACGCGCGTCTCTCGGTTGA
- a CDS encoding molybdopterin cofactor-binding domain-containing protein has product MTGSVTFYLNGERVVLDNPPPDLLLIDYLRSPDVALTGAKKGCGQGGCGACTVILSRWDAEKQTPEHRAINACLRPVCALDGLAVTTIEGTGGAGRKAPPHLTHQPSFSRGVSPNLDEPAAVAPAAEAAAAAYEEATAQVESYAAGAPDAEGADPATEAARINPVAYRLAANNGTQCGYCTPGFVMNMTALLADEPKPTKARVEEAFDGNLCRCTGYRPILTGMKTFAADWTAADEDARMPCLVDGRADPPAGAPEVPFPDAARTASPADVATTGDDRSWVTAATLAELRSRMTGAGREKLRLVHGNTSFGVYPDEVKAADPLVDIRHIPELNAVDIAAGHVDVGAGRTYRDLLGILKQLREQHGAGETTRLGALDFMARRTAGMIVRNAASLGGNTMLVLDHVQAGEPFPSDLFTALAATGATIRVWRASTGGSEWVAPDDLVARVKKDPKLRRDIVILSYRLPFGGGGDGEIVLAQKVALREVNAHSLVNATTSLTLGSDLRVSKAVLVFGGIAPYPWRPKKTEEAMTGRPLSLTAFKDLAATLRKETQNELKVWSERMKGVPDEGITAEYRVQLVESFLYKAVVQALEQRSPGTVPAKDRSAGTITWGHRGVTDGRQHYKIQDWKKPVSQPYVKLMAMFQAAGQVHYTHEIPVPPTTLNAAFVQSRRALAGFTLTVPGKAAESGVEALSAHLRERFDAFERLITCADVPKTGINLQGMGGDQPLFADRRVEYVGQAIALVLASTEQDAVDIADYVTRTCVTYKKVVWPEPWNKAPWDKKPWTDPILSLKDAVTAGSVFPDCPSAAPYVSHIWKVTRPGSEFGWTTRDRRPFDPSIVKRTAEVNGAPCAIVESDQLTGGQAHFYMETQACVVEPADGDRYIVRPASQSPMEMHQTSAMAIGVEHNRIEVDVRQLGGGYGGKTESARFVTGPAVVAAHATGRPIRLVLPRDEDTAMIGKRHPYYGQYQIAIDTGAKRDADKGIIRGSQTRMWGDGGAFYDCSFIVSNCIQLRADNAYRVRNFENQIDVCRTNTAPNTAFRAFGDVQGKLITENAIDDAAYAIGMTAEDVREKNMYERGDVTPYGQALTYCYMREVWDYLKEVSKYAEKRQEVEKFNAANTWRKRGIAMVPVKYGAGYNFTQLEQAVAHLAIHSGDGSIVVHQGGVDMGQGMMTKIEQIASYILNVPFDLIHIEHPRTSVIPNPTSSGASTGTAYNGEAVKQVCERMRARLADFGQRMLRDNGEEWCRRKGIDYWNHGKAGWAAKDPATKRLIWQNLVQLAYQQRVSLVEAFTAPIRGGEDPIPALTFKKGGQPGLPGITVDPNAAPGGGVDSFTGFTYSAACSVVEIDVLTGETDIRSSDLVYDIGWSINPALDVGQIEGAFVQGVGYVLTERLVHEPHGAEAGRLNTVNTWRYKPPAVSTIPREMNTYLFPRDRAASVPENPHDLLSAKEVGEPPLVLATSVFLAVKAAVRASRLERGLDGLFRMDAPATVGEVRRACAVAL; this is encoded by the coding sequence GTGACGGGCAGCGTGACGTTCTATCTCAACGGCGAGCGGGTCGTCCTCGACAACCCGCCGCCCGACCTGCTGCTGATCGACTACCTGCGCTCCCCGGACGTCGCGCTGACCGGCGCCAAGAAGGGCTGCGGCCAGGGCGGCTGCGGCGCGTGCACGGTCATCCTGTCGCGCTGGGACGCCGAGAAGCAGACGCCCGAGCACCGCGCGATCAACGCGTGCCTGCGCCCCGTGTGCGCCCTGGACGGGCTCGCCGTCACCACGATCGAGGGCACCGGCGGCGCCGGCCGGAAGGCGCCGCCGCATCTGACGCACCAGCCGTCGTTCTCCCGCGGCGTCAGCCCGAACCTCGACGAGCCGGCCGCCGTCGCCCCCGCCGCCGAGGCCGCCGCGGCGGCGTACGAGGAGGCCACCGCGCAGGTGGAGTCCTACGCGGCCGGGGCGCCGGACGCCGAGGGCGCCGACCCCGCGACGGAGGCCGCGCGGATCAACCCCGTCGCGTACCGGCTGGCGGCCAACAACGGGACCCAGTGCGGCTACTGCACCCCCGGCTTCGTCATGAACATGACCGCGCTGCTCGCGGACGAGCCGAAGCCCACCAAGGCCCGCGTCGAGGAGGCGTTCGACGGCAACCTGTGCCGCTGCACCGGCTACCGGCCGATCCTCACCGGCATGAAGACGTTCGCCGCCGACTGGACCGCGGCGGACGAGGACGCCCGCATGCCGTGCCTGGTCGACGGGCGCGCCGACCCCCCGGCCGGCGCGCCGGAGGTGCCGTTCCCGGACGCGGCCCGCACCGCGTCCCCGGCGGACGTCGCGACGACCGGCGACGACCGGTCGTGGGTCACCGCCGCCACGCTGGCCGAACTGCGGTCGCGCATGACGGGCGCGGGGAGGGAGAAGCTGCGGCTCGTCCACGGGAACACCTCGTTCGGCGTCTACCCGGACGAGGTCAAGGCCGCGGACCCGCTCGTCGACATCCGCCACATCCCCGAACTGAACGCCGTCGACATCGCCGCCGGACACGTGGACGTGGGCGCGGGCAGGACCTACCGCGACCTCCTCGGGATCCTGAAGCAGCTCCGGGAGCAGCATGGCGCCGGGGAGACGACCCGGCTCGGCGCCCTGGACTTCATGGCGCGCCGCACGGCCGGGATGATCGTCCGGAACGCGGCGTCCCTCGGCGGGAACACGATGCTGGTGCTCGACCACGTCCAGGCGGGGGAGCCGTTCCCGTCCGACCTGTTCACCGCGCTGGCCGCCACCGGCGCGACGATCAGAGTGTGGCGGGCGTCCACCGGCGGGTCCGAGTGGGTGGCCCCGGACGACCTGGTCGCCCGGGTGAAGAAGGACCCGAAGCTGCGGCGCGACATCGTGATCCTGTCGTACCGGCTGCCCTTCGGCGGCGGCGGCGACGGCGAGATCGTGCTCGCGCAGAAGGTCGCCCTCCGGGAGGTCAACGCGCACTCGCTCGTGAACGCCACCACGAGCCTCACACTGGGTTCCGACCTCCGCGTCAGCAAGGCCGTGCTCGTCTTCGGCGGCATCGCGCCCTACCCGTGGCGCCCCAAGAAGACCGAAGAGGCCATGACCGGCCGCCCCCTCTCGCTCACCGCCTTCAAGGACCTCGCCGCGACCCTCCGCAAGGAGACGCAGAACGAGCTCAAGGTGTGGAGCGAGCGCATGAAGGGCGTCCCGGACGAGGGCATCACCGCCGAGTACCGGGTGCAGCTCGTGGAGTCGTTCCTCTACAAGGCGGTCGTGCAGGCGCTGGAGCAGCGGTCGCCGGGCACCGTCCCGGCGAAGGACCGCAGCGCCGGGACGATCACCTGGGGGCACCGGGGCGTCACCGACGGCCGCCAGCACTACAAGATCCAGGACTGGAAGAAGCCGGTCTCCCAGCCCTACGTCAAGCTCATGGCCATGTTCCAGGCCGCGGGCCAGGTCCACTACACGCACGAGATCCCGGTGCCGCCGACGACGCTCAACGCGGCGTTCGTGCAGAGCCGCCGCGCCCTCGCCGGCTTCACCCTCACCGTCCCCGGCAAGGCCGCCGAAAGCGGCGTGGAGGCCCTCAGCGCGCACCTGCGCGAGCGGTTCGACGCCTTCGAGCGGCTCATCACCTGCGCGGACGTCCCGAAGACGGGCATCAACCTCCAGGGCATGGGCGGCGACCAGCCGCTGTTCGCCGACCGCCGGGTCGAGTACGTCGGCCAGGCCATCGCGCTCGTCCTCGCCTCCACCGAGCAGGACGCCGTCGACATCGCCGACTACGTGACGCGCACGTGCGTCACCTATAAGAAGGTGGTCTGGCCGGAGCCCTGGAACAAGGCGCCCTGGGACAAAAAGCCCTGGACCGACCCCATCCTGTCGCTGAAGGACGCCGTGACCGCCGGCAGCGTCTTCCCGGACTGCCCGTCCGCCGCCCCGTACGTGTCGCACATCTGGAAGGTGACCCGCCCCGGCAGCGAATTCGGCTGGACCACCAGGGACCGCCGCCCGTTCGACCCGTCCATCGTCAAACGGACGGCCGAGGTCAACGGCGCGCCCTGCGCGATCGTCGAGAGCGACCAGCTCACCGGCGGCCAGGCCCACTTCTACATGGAGACGCAGGCGTGCGTCGTCGAACCGGCCGACGGCGACCGGTACATCGTCCGGCCGGCGTCGCAGAGCCCGATGGAGATGCACCAGACGTCCGCGATGGCGATCGGCGTCGAGCACAACCGGATCGAGGTGGACGTCCGGCAGCTCGGCGGCGGGTACGGCGGCAAGACCGAGTCGGCGCGGTTCGTCACCGGCCCGGCGGTCGTCGCCGCGCACGCCACCGGGCGGCCGATCCGGCTCGTCCTGCCGCGCGACGAGGACACCGCCATGATCGGCAAGCGGCACCCGTACTACGGGCAGTACCAGATCGCGATCGACACCGGCGCGAAGCGCGACGCCGACAAGGGGATCATCCGGGGCTCCCAGACCCGCATGTGGGGCGACGGCGGCGCGTTCTACGACTGCTCGTTCATCGTGTCGAACTGCATCCAGCTACGCGCCGACAACGCCTACCGGGTGCGCAACTTCGAGAACCAGATCGACGTGTGCCGCACCAACACCGCGCCGAACACGGCGTTCCGCGCGTTCGGCGACGTCCAGGGCAAGCTCATCACCGAGAACGCGATCGACGACGCCGCGTACGCGATCGGCATGACCGCCGAGGACGTCCGCGAGAAGAACATGTACGAGCGCGGCGACGTCACCCCGTACGGGCAGGCCCTCACCTACTGCTACATGCGGGAGGTCTGGGACTACCTGAAGGAGGTGTCGAAATACGCGGAGAAGCGCCAGGAGGTCGAGAAGTTCAACGCGGCCAACACCTGGCGCAAGCGCGGCATCGCCATGGTGCCGGTGAAGTACGGCGCCGGATACAACTTCACGCAGCTCGAACAGGCCGTCGCGCACCTGGCGATCCACTCCGGGGACGGGAGCATCGTCGTCCACCAGGGCGGCGTCGACATGGGCCAGGGGATGATGACGAAGATCGAGCAGATCGCGTCCTACATCCTGAACGTGCCGTTCGACCTCATCCACATCGAGCACCCCCGGACGAGCGTCATCCCGAACCCGACGAGTTCGGGGGCGTCCACCGGCACCGCCTACAACGGCGAGGCCGTCAAGCAGGTCTGCGAGCGCATGAGGGCGCGCCTCGCCGACTTCGGGCAGCGGATGCTGCGCGACAACGGCGAGGAGTGGTGCCGCAGGAAGGGCATCGACTACTGGAACCACGGCAAGGCCGGCTGGGCCGCGAAGGACCCGGCCACCAAGCGCCTGATCTGGCAGAACCTCGTCCAGCTCGCCTACCAGCAGCGCGTCAGCCTCGTCGAGGCGTTCACCGCGCCGATCCGCGGCGGTGAGGACCCCATCCCCGCGCTCACGTTCAAGAAGGGCGGCCAGCCCGGCCTGCCCGGCATCACGGTGGACCCGAACGCCGCGCCCGGCGGCGGCGTCGACTCCTTCACCGGCTTCACCTACTCGGCCGCGTGCTCCGTCGTGGAGATCGACGTCCTCACCGGCGAGACCGACATCCGCAGCTCCGACCTGGTGTACGACATCGGCTGGAGCATCAACCCGGCACTGGACGTCGGCCAGATCGAGGGCGCGTTCGTCCAGGGCGTCGGCTACGTGCTGACCGAGCGGCTCGTGCACGAGCCGCACGGCGCCGAGGCGGGCCGCCTCAACACCGTCAACACCTGGCGGTACAAGCCGCCCGCCGTCAGCACGATCCCGCGCGAGATGAACACCTACCTGTTCCCGCGCGACCGGGCCGCGTCCGTGCCGGAGAACCCGCACGACCTGCTGTCGGCGAAGGAGGTCGGGGAGCCGCCGCTCGTCCTCGCGACCAGCGTGTTCCTCGCGGTGAAGGCGGCGGTCCGCGCGTCCCGGCTGGAGCGGGGCCTGGACGGGCTGTTCCGGATGGACGCGCCCGCCACCGTCGGGGAGGTGCGCCGCGCCTGCGCCGTCGCGCTGTAG
- a CDS encoding regulatory iron-sulfur-containing complex subunit RicT, which yields MVMAVSFTRYGRLYYLDPGPHTPKVGDKVLVPTDSGPEVAECVWAPQWVSDDIDGLPVCAGPATDEHLARDETNRRRRAEGRSIAKRLIRKHELPMKVIGVDYLDHDNVFKIYFTAPHRVDFRALVRDLARGIKARVELRQVGPRDEARLQGGIGPCGRDLCCATFLKDFEPVSVRMAKEQDLPVNPLRIAGACGRLMCCLKYEHPLYMEFKEKAPRLGSRVSTPEGEGQVIGYNVPGDRVTVKVGSRRCSCPSASVCSPRQQHDALYNSEEESGAS from the coding sequence ATGGTGATGGCCGTCAGCTTCACCCGTTACGGCCGCCTGTACTACCTCGACCCGGGCCCGCACACCCCGAAGGTCGGCGACAAGGTGCTCGTCCCGACCGACTCGGGCCCGGAGGTCGCCGAGTGCGTGTGGGCGCCGCAGTGGGTCTCCGACGACATCGACGGCCTGCCCGTGTGCGCGGGCCCCGCCACCGACGAGCACCTCGCCCGCGACGAGACCAACCGCCGCCGCCGCGCCGAGGGCCGCTCGATCGCCAAGCGCCTGATCCGCAAGCACGAGCTGCCGATGAAGGTCATCGGCGTCGACTACCTCGACCACGACAACGTCTTCAAGATCTACTTCACCGCGCCGCACCGCGTCGACTTCCGCGCGCTCGTCCGCGACCTGGCCCGCGGCATCAAGGCCCGCGTCGAGCTCCGCCAGGTCGGCCCCCGCGACGAGGCGCGCCTCCAGGGCGGCATCGGCCCCTGCGGCCGCGACCTGTGCTGCGCCACCTTCCTCAAGGACTTCGAACCCGTCTCCGTCCGCATGGCCAAGGAGCAGGACCTCCCCGTCAACCCGCTCCGCATAGCCGGCGCCTGCGGCCGCCTCATGTGCTGCCTCAAGTACGAGCACCCGCTCTACATGGAGTTCAAGGAGAAGGCGCCGCGGCTGGGGTCGCGCGTCAGCACGCCTGAGGGCGAGGGGCAGGTCATCGGGTACAACGTTCCCGGCGACCGGGTGACGGTGAAGGTGGGGTCGCGGCGGTGCTCGTGCCCGTCCGCCTCGGTGTGCTCGCCGCGCCAGCAGCACGACGCCCTGTACAACTCCGAAGAGGAGTCAGGAGCGTCGTAG
- the nhaA gene encoding Na+/H+ antiporter NhaA yields MTESRDGSGPFAGRTAWARSLRTPLREFLRTETGGAMVLLAATLAALVWANADAGSYERLWGTEASVTFGGTGITQDLRDWVNGGLMTVFFFVVGLEARREFDVGELRDRRRLALPLAAGLGGMMAPVAIYLAFNAGQPTAHGWGIAMSTDTAFALGVLALVGRRFPARLRAYLLTATVVDDVVALAVIGIFYSEEVHALELLAALGVFAVIVAIRAAGVRQFGLYVLLGVAAWAALESSGVEPVVIGLAMGLLTYAHPAARSDLERASEVFRLFREQPTPEYARSAQTNVAAAISPNDRLQLLIHPWTSYVIVPLFALANAGIAISGDFLGRAFTSPVTLGILVGYVAGKPVGILGFSWLVTRLSRGRLRPPVGWAAVGGGGTVAGIGFTVALLIAALTFTGPRLEEAKIGILSAALVATVVTWIVVRATGLLPPPRRLRALLGTAETIIDLAAPVDSERDHIRGPARAPVTVVEYGDFECPYCGQAEDVIRELLADYGDVRYVWRHLPLTDVHPQAQLAAQAAEAAAEQGAFWEMHDLLLDRQDALQPKDLVRYAAELGLDVDRFRADLRANLGADRIAEDVDSADLSGVSGTPTFFVNGRRHTGAYDITALSAAVKTARKSIALRRS; encoded by the coding sequence ATGACCGAAAGTCGGGACGGGTCCGGGCCGTTCGCCGGACGGACCGCCTGGGCGCGGAGCCTGCGGACCCCGCTGCGGGAGTTCCTGCGCACCGAGACCGGCGGCGCGATGGTGCTGCTCGCCGCGACGCTCGCCGCGCTCGTCTGGGCGAACGCGGACGCCGGCTCCTACGAGCGGCTGTGGGGCACGGAGGCGTCCGTCACCTTCGGCGGCACCGGCATCACCCAGGACCTGCGCGACTGGGTCAACGGCGGCCTGATGACGGTGTTCTTCTTCGTCGTCGGGCTGGAGGCGCGCCGCGAGTTCGACGTGGGCGAGCTGCGCGACCGGCGGCGGCTCGCGCTGCCGCTCGCCGCCGGGCTCGGCGGCATGATGGCACCGGTCGCGATCTACCTGGCGTTCAACGCGGGGCAGCCGACCGCGCACGGCTGGGGCATCGCGATGTCGACCGACACGGCGTTCGCGCTCGGCGTGCTGGCGCTGGTCGGGCGGCGGTTCCCGGCCCGGCTGCGCGCCTACCTGCTGACGGCGACCGTGGTGGACGACGTCGTCGCGCTGGCGGTCATCGGAATCTTCTACAGCGAGGAAGTCCACGCCCTGGAGCTGCTGGCGGCGCTCGGCGTGTTCGCGGTCATCGTCGCGATCCGCGCCGCCGGCGTCCGGCAGTTCGGCCTGTACGTGCTGCTGGGCGTGGCCGCGTGGGCGGCGCTGGAGTCGTCCGGGGTGGAGCCGGTCGTCATCGGGCTGGCCATGGGCCTGCTGACGTACGCGCATCCGGCCGCGCGCAGCGACCTGGAGCGCGCGTCGGAGGTCTTCCGGCTGTTCCGGGAGCAGCCGACGCCGGAGTACGCGCGGTCCGCGCAGACGAACGTCGCGGCGGCGATCTCGCCGAACGACCGGCTGCAACTGCTGATCCACCCGTGGACGAGCTACGTGATCGTCCCGCTGTTCGCGCTCGCCAACGCGGGGATCGCCATCAGCGGCGACTTCCTCGGCCGCGCGTTCACCTCCCCGGTCACGCTGGGCATCCTGGTCGGCTACGTCGCCGGGAAGCCGGTCGGCATCCTCGGCTTCTCCTGGCTGGTGACGCGGCTCAGCCGGGGCCGGCTGCGCCCTCCGGTCGGCTGGGCGGCGGTCGGCGGCGGCGGCACCGTCGCCGGCATCGGGTTCACCGTGGCGCTGCTGATCGCGGCGCTCACCTTCACCGGGCCGCGACTGGAGGAGGCGAAGATCGGCATCCTGTCCGCCGCGCTGGTCGCCACGGTCGTCACCTGGATCGTCGTCCGCGCGACCGGCCTGCTGCCGCCGCCGCGGCGGCTGCGCGCCCTGCTCGGGACGGCGGAGACGATCATCGACCTGGCCGCGCCCGTCGACTCCGAGCGCGACCACATCCGGGGCCCCGCCCGCGCCCCGGTCACCGTCGTCGAGTACGGCGACTTCGAATGCCCGTACTGCGGGCAGGCCGAGGACGTCATCCGGGAGCTGCTCGCCGACTACGGGGACGTCCGGTACGTGTGGCGGCACCTGCCGCTCACCGACGTCCACCCGCAGGCGCAACTGGCGGCGCAGGCGGCGGAGGCCGCGGCCGAGCAGGGCGCGTTCTGGGAGATGCACGACCTGCTCCTGGACCGCCAGGACGCGCTGCAGCCGAAGGACCTCGTCCGCTACGCCGCCGAGCTGGGCCTCGACGTCGACCGGTTCCGCGCCGACCTGCGCGCGAACCTGGGCGCCGACCGCATCGCCGAGGACGTCGACTCCGCCGACCTGAGCGGCGTCTCCGGCACCCCGACGTTCTTCGTCAACGGCCGCCGCCACACCGGCGCCTACGACATCACGGCCCTGTCCGCGGCCGTCAAGACGGCCCGCAAGTCCATCGCCCTACGACGCTCCTGA